A window from Onychostoma macrolepis isolate SWU-2019 chromosome 07, ASM1243209v1, whole genome shotgun sequence encodes these proteins:
- the abcc12 gene encoding ATP-binding cassette sub-family C member 12 isoform X1, with product MRNSTEKQNVEGVSFKQRRDSASVMSAFPEGPPVLDYREPEPPPKKHKYQQSLKTLIPFRFGSNSHPVDDAGFFSFTSFAWMTPMMWKLFRNRLDEDSLYLSPHDGAHANGERLQRLWDEEVARVGLEKASLPAVVMRFQKTRFIVSFFISVLFAFGAFVGPSILVNEILSYIEQPESSTLLHGVGLCVALFVGEFGKAYFASCLWALNLRTAVRAKGAFSMLAFKKIISLRSLTSISIGETINVLTSDGYRMFEAVLFGTFLLCVPFLLIICIIYACVILGYTAIIGILVYLIFLPIQFSIARLIGMFRRRTVSVTDKRVRTMNEVLTCIKLIKMYAWEESFEKTVTDIRKKEKLLLQKAGYVQSLNSSFTTIVPTLATILTFIVHTALNLPLLPSTAYTIIAVFNCMRMSMGVLPFSVKAVAEGKVALARLKKLMLVQNPKGYLTQDKNMDLALAMEKASFSWSLPDATNSTEKLQDPSENADFKPSLRNVSFTLSKGSLLGVCGNVGSGKTSLISSILEQMHLLSGSVSANGTLAYVSQQAWIFHGTVRDNILMGEPFEQTRYARVIHACSLKPDLAILPYGDQTEIGERGINLSGGQKQRVSLARAVYSNKDIFLLDDPLSAVDAHVGKHIFEECIKKELKGKSVILVTHQLQYLEFCNQVLLLDNGEIKEAGTHSDLMKSKGRYAHLINNFQMEQSNENSESDSKTHAEHNDSKETNPDEPKVNGIENPAFDMSDEKHVTNELPKDSTETKGKKDQLVTREVSLEGSVTWRTYHEYCKAAGGYLLLFIVILFFILLVGSSVFSSWWLSYWLQQGSGNSSSNSSSSGNISENPDLPFYQMIYGIIIVVMVLLCIAKGYAFTKVTLHASSKLHDTMFKRILGSPISFFDTTPTGRLVNRFSKDQDEVDSVLPFNMENFLQFCLIVTFTLLTICVVFPYLLIAVAILAVIFATILYVFQRSIRQMKRMENVSRSPWISLTTSTIQGLSTIHAYDKRKQYIEQFKMLSDINSNHFMLYNCGNRWLSFWLDFLSATVTLIVALFVVLSSNEAINTSQKGLALSYTIQLTGILQFVVRLSTEVEAKFTSVERLLEYITSCVSEAPRSVKEANIPAGWPQEGAITFKNYSMRYRDNTPIVLNNLHINIKPGEKVGIVGRTGSGKSSLGVALFRLAEPAEGTIFIDDVDICKLGLSDLRSQLSVIPQDPVLFIGTVRYNLDPFNNYKDEELWLALEKTFMKDTIAKLPEKLHSPVVENGENFSVGERQLMCMARALLRNSKIILLDEATASIDSETDSMIQHTIRDGFQHCTMLTIAHRINTVLESDRILVMDQGKVVEFDPPQDLIQRPNSLFASLLAAANQVNS from the exons ATGAGGAACTCCACAGAGAAACAGAATGTGGAAGGAGTTTCTTTT AAACAGAGAAGAGATAGTGCTTCAGTTATGAGTGCTTTTCCTGAAGGTCCTCCGGTTCTAGATTACAGGGAACCAGAACCTCCTCCTAAGAAGCACAAGTACCAGCAAAGCTTGAAAACCCTCATCCCATTCCGTTTTGGCTCAAA CTCACATCCAGTTGATGATGCTGGTTTCTTCTCCTTCACATCATTTGCATGGATGACACCCATGATGTGGAAGCTCTTTAGGAATCGGTTAGATGAGGATTCACTTTATCTCTCACCTCATGATGGAGCCCACGCCAATGGAGAGAG GCTCCAAAGACTGTGGGATGAGGAAGTCGCCCGTGTGGGTCTAGAGAAGGCATCTCTTCCTGCAGTGGTCATGCGTTTCCAGAAGACAAGATTTATAGTGTCATTCTTCATCTCTGTCCTGTTTGCTTTCGGAGCATTTGTTGGTCCG tctattttagTAAATGAAATCCTGAGCTACATTGAGCAGCCTGAGTCATCTACACTGTTGCATGGCGTTGGTTTGTGTGTGGCCCTGTTCGTGGGTGAATTTGGCAAGGCGTATTTTGCATCATGCCTGTGGGCTTTGAACTTGCGAACCGCTGTGAGAGCAAAGGGAGCTTTCTCAATGCTCGCTTTCAAGAAAATCATCTCTCTCAGGAGTCTAACCAGCATTAGTATAGGAGAG ACGATAAATGTGTTGACGAGTGATGGCTATCGAATGTTTGAGGCTGTCTTGTTTGGAACATTTCTGCTGTGTGTTCCGTTCCTGCTGATCATTTGTATCATATATGCCTGCGTCATTCTGGGATACACAGCAATTATTGGAATTCTGGTCTACTTGATCTTCCTACCAATACAG TTCTCAATTGCCAGGCTGATTGGCATGTTTAGACGGCGGACTGTATCTGTGACAGACAAACGTGTTCGCACTATGAACGAAGTCCTGACCTGCATCAAACTCATTAAGATGTATGCATGGGAGGAGTCTTTTGAAAAAACAGTCACAG ATATCAGGAAAAAGGAGAAGTTGCTATTACAAAAGGCTGGTTATGTTCAGAGTTTAAACTCTTCCTTTACAACGATAGTTCCCACACTAGCAACCATCCTCACCTTCATTGTCCACACTGCACTGAACCTGCCTCTTCTTCCTTCTACC GCCTACACTATCATTGCTGTATTTAACTGCATGAGGATGTCTATGGGTGTGCTGCCATTTTCTGTTAAAGCGGTGGCTGAGGGTAAAGTGGCTCTCGCTAGACTCAAG AAGCTCATGTTGGTACAGAACCCCAAAGGTTATCTCACACAGGATAAGAATATGGACTTAGCGTTGGCCATGGAAAAGGCCTCATTCTCATGGAGCCTGCCAGATGCCACGAACTCGACCGAGAAGCTTCAAGATCCCTCTGAAAATGCAGACTTCAAACCTTCACTCAGAAATGTCAGCTTCACTCTTTCAAAG GGAAGTCTGCTTGGGGTGTGTGGCAATGTTGGAAGTGGAAAAACATCTCTGATTTCAAGTATTCTTGAGCAG ATGCATCTTCTGAGTGGGTCTGTGTCAGCTAATGGAACATTAGCATATGTTTCCCAGCAAGCATGGATATTCCACGGGACTGTAAGGGACAATATCCTCATGGGAGAACCATTTGAACAAACCAG ATATGCCAGAGTTATTCATGCCTGCTCTCTGAAACCTGATCTAGCAATACTTCCATATGGAGACCAGACAGAG atTGGAGAGCGAGGTATTAATCTTTCAGGTGGTCAGAAGCAGAGGGTCAGTTTGGCCAGGGCAGTGTATTCTAATAAAGACATCTTCCTTTTGGATGATCCTCTGTCTGCTGTTGATGCACATGTTGGGAAGCACATATTTGAAGAATGCATCAAGAAAGAGCTGAAGGGCAAATCAGTCATTCTGGTCACTCATCAACTGCAG TATTTGGAGTTTTGTAATCAGGTGTTGCTGTTGGATAATGGGGAGATAAAGGAGGCAGGGACTCACAGTGATTTGATGAAATCTAAAGGCCGCTACGCTCACCTCATTAACAACTTCCAGATGGAACAGAGCAAT GAAAATTCAGAGTCTGATTCCAAAACACATGCTGAACACAATGACTCTAAAGAGACCAATCCAGATGAGCCCAAAGTCAACGGAATCGAAAATCCAG CTTTTGATATGTCTGATGAGAAACATGTAACAAATGAATTACCCAAAGACTCCACAGAAACAAAAG GGAAAAAGGATCAGTTAGTAACACGAGAAGTGTCGCTTGAAGGTTCAGTTACGTGGAGGACTTATCACGAATACTGCAAAGCTGCCGGAG GGTATTTACTGCTGTTCATTGTTATTCTTTTCTTCATTCTTCTCGTGGGATCGTCTGTTTTCAGCAGTTGGTGGCTGAGTTACTGGTTACAACAGGGATCAGGg AACAGCAGTAGTAATTCATCAAGCAGTGGTAATATCTCAGAGAATCCAGACCTGCCATTCTACCAAATGATTTATggcattattattgttgttatggTGCTGCTGTGTATTGCCAAGGGCTACGCCTTCACTAAAGTCACTTTGCATGCTTCTTCCAAACTGCATGACACCATGTTCAAACGG ATCCTTGGCAGCCCAATAAGTTTTTTTGACACAACTCCAACTGGCCGCCTGGTGAACCGCTTCAGTAAAGACCAAGATGAGGTTGATTCAGTTTTGCCATTCAACATGGAGAACTTTTTACAGTTCTGTCTGATCGTCACTTTCACCCTTCTCACCATCTGCGTAGTGTTCCCATACCTCCTGATCGCCGTGGCAATTCTCGCAGTCATCTTTGCCACAATCCTATA TGTTTTCCAAAGGAGCATTCGCCAGATGAAGAGGATGGAGAATGTGAGTCGATCTCCCTGGATCTCTCTCACCACCTCGACCATACAGGGACTCAGCACCATCCATGCTTATGACAAAAGAAAGCAGTACATTGAACA GTTTAAGATGCTGAGTGACATCAACTCAAACCACTTCATGCTGTATAATTGTGGGAATCGCTGGCTGTCATTTTGGTTAGACTTCCTGTCTGCTACTGTTACTCTGATAGTGGCACTTTTTGTAGTGCTCAGCTCCAATGAGGCCATAAACACTTCTCAAAAGGGCCTGGCCTTATCTTATACAATACAG TTGACAGGAATCCTTCAGTTTGTGGTGAGATTGTCCACGGAGGTGGAGGCGAAGTTTACCAGTGTAGAGAGGCTGCTGGAGTATATTACG AGTTGTGTATCAGAGGCTCCACGAAGTGTCAAGGAAGCGAATATTCCCGCCGGCTGGCCACAGGAGGGCGCCATTACCTTTAAAAACTACAGTATGAGATACAGGGACAACACGCCCATAGTCCTCAATAATctccacataaatattaaaccaGGGGAAAAAGTCGGCATTGTGGGACGCACTGGCTCTG GGAAGTCCTCTCTGGGTGTGGCATTGTTCCGTTTGGCAGAGCCGGCTGAGGGCACTATATTTATAGATGATGTGGACATCTGCAAGCTGGGGTTGAGTGATCTTCGCAGCCAACTCTCCGTCATACCACAGGATCCTGTACTCTTCATCGGCACAGTCAG GTATAACCTGGACCCTTTTAACAACTACAAAGATGAGGAGCTCTGGCTTGCTTTAGAAAAGACCTTCATGAAGGACACG aTTGCTAAGCTGCCAGAGAAGTTGCACTCTCCAGTAGTGGAGAATGGAGAGAATTTCTCGGTCGGAGAGCGGCAGCTCATGTGTATGGCTAGAGCGCTCCTTCGCAATTCAAAA
- the abcc12 gene encoding ATP-binding cassette sub-family C member 12 isoform X2 yields MRNSTEKQNVEGVSFKQRRDSASVMSAFPEGPPVLDYREPEPPPKKHKYQQSLKTLIPFRFGSNSHPVDDAGFFSFTSFAWMTPMMWKLFRNRLDEDSLYLSPHDGAHANGERLQRLWDEEVARVGLEKASLPAVVMRFQKTRFIVSFFISVLFAFGAFVGPSILVNEILSYIEQPESSTLLHGVGLCVALFVGEFGKAYFASCLWALNLRTAVRAKGAFSMLAFKKIISLRSLTSISIGETINVLTSDGYRMFEAVLFGTFLLCVPFLLIICIIYACVILGYTAIIGILVYLIFLPIQFSIARLIGMFRRRTVSVTDKRVRTMNEVLTCIKLIKMYAWEESFEKTVTDIRKKEKLLLQKAGYVQSLNSSFTTIVPTLATILTFIVHTALNLPLLPSTAYTIIAVFNCMRMSMGVLPFSVKAVAEGKVALARLKKLMLVQNPKGYLTQDKNMDLALAMEKASFSWSLPDATNSTEKLQDPSENADFKPSLRNVSFTLSKGSLLGVCGNVGSGKTSLISSILEQMHLLSGSVSANGTLAYVSQQAWIFHGTVRDNILMGEPFEQTRYARVIHACSLKPDLAILPYGDQTEIGERGINLSGGQKQRVSLARAVYSNKDIFLLDDPLSAVDAHVGKHIFEECIKKELKGKSVILVTHQLQYLEFCNQVLLLDNGEIKEAGTHSDLMKSKGRYAHLINNFQMEQSNENSESDSKTHAEHNDSKETNPDEPKVNGIENPAFDMSDEKHVTNELPKDSTETKGKKDQLVTREVSLEGSVTWRTYHEYCKAAGGYLLLFIVILFFILLVGSSVFSSWWLSYWLQQGSGNSSSNSSSSVFPYLLIAVAILAVIFATILYVFQRSIRQMKRMENVSRSPWISLTTSTIQGLSTIHAYDKRKQYIEQFKMLSDINSNHFMLYNCGNRWLSFWLDFLSATVTLIVALFVVLSSNEAINTSQKGLALSYTIQLTGILQFVVRLSTEVEAKFTSVERLLEYITSCVSEAPRSVKEANIPAGWPQEGAITFKNYSMRYRDNTPIVLNNLHINIKPGEKVGIVGRTGSGKSSLGVALFRLAEPAEGTIFIDDVDICKLGLSDLRSQLSVIPQDPVLFIGTVRYNLDPFNNYKDEELWLALEKTFMKDTIAKLPEKLHSPVVENGENFSVGERQLMCMARALLRNSKIILLDEATASIDSETDSMIQHTIRDGFQHCTMLTIAHRINTVLESDRILVMDQGKVVEFDPPQDLIQRPNSLFASLLAAANQVNS; encoded by the exons ATGAGGAACTCCACAGAGAAACAGAATGTGGAAGGAGTTTCTTTT AAACAGAGAAGAGATAGTGCTTCAGTTATGAGTGCTTTTCCTGAAGGTCCTCCGGTTCTAGATTACAGGGAACCAGAACCTCCTCCTAAGAAGCACAAGTACCAGCAAAGCTTGAAAACCCTCATCCCATTCCGTTTTGGCTCAAA CTCACATCCAGTTGATGATGCTGGTTTCTTCTCCTTCACATCATTTGCATGGATGACACCCATGATGTGGAAGCTCTTTAGGAATCGGTTAGATGAGGATTCACTTTATCTCTCACCTCATGATGGAGCCCACGCCAATGGAGAGAG GCTCCAAAGACTGTGGGATGAGGAAGTCGCCCGTGTGGGTCTAGAGAAGGCATCTCTTCCTGCAGTGGTCATGCGTTTCCAGAAGACAAGATTTATAGTGTCATTCTTCATCTCTGTCCTGTTTGCTTTCGGAGCATTTGTTGGTCCG tctattttagTAAATGAAATCCTGAGCTACATTGAGCAGCCTGAGTCATCTACACTGTTGCATGGCGTTGGTTTGTGTGTGGCCCTGTTCGTGGGTGAATTTGGCAAGGCGTATTTTGCATCATGCCTGTGGGCTTTGAACTTGCGAACCGCTGTGAGAGCAAAGGGAGCTTTCTCAATGCTCGCTTTCAAGAAAATCATCTCTCTCAGGAGTCTAACCAGCATTAGTATAGGAGAG ACGATAAATGTGTTGACGAGTGATGGCTATCGAATGTTTGAGGCTGTCTTGTTTGGAACATTTCTGCTGTGTGTTCCGTTCCTGCTGATCATTTGTATCATATATGCCTGCGTCATTCTGGGATACACAGCAATTATTGGAATTCTGGTCTACTTGATCTTCCTACCAATACAG TTCTCAATTGCCAGGCTGATTGGCATGTTTAGACGGCGGACTGTATCTGTGACAGACAAACGTGTTCGCACTATGAACGAAGTCCTGACCTGCATCAAACTCATTAAGATGTATGCATGGGAGGAGTCTTTTGAAAAAACAGTCACAG ATATCAGGAAAAAGGAGAAGTTGCTATTACAAAAGGCTGGTTATGTTCAGAGTTTAAACTCTTCCTTTACAACGATAGTTCCCACACTAGCAACCATCCTCACCTTCATTGTCCACACTGCACTGAACCTGCCTCTTCTTCCTTCTACC GCCTACACTATCATTGCTGTATTTAACTGCATGAGGATGTCTATGGGTGTGCTGCCATTTTCTGTTAAAGCGGTGGCTGAGGGTAAAGTGGCTCTCGCTAGACTCAAG AAGCTCATGTTGGTACAGAACCCCAAAGGTTATCTCACACAGGATAAGAATATGGACTTAGCGTTGGCCATGGAAAAGGCCTCATTCTCATGGAGCCTGCCAGATGCCACGAACTCGACCGAGAAGCTTCAAGATCCCTCTGAAAATGCAGACTTCAAACCTTCACTCAGAAATGTCAGCTTCACTCTTTCAAAG GGAAGTCTGCTTGGGGTGTGTGGCAATGTTGGAAGTGGAAAAACATCTCTGATTTCAAGTATTCTTGAGCAG ATGCATCTTCTGAGTGGGTCTGTGTCAGCTAATGGAACATTAGCATATGTTTCCCAGCAAGCATGGATATTCCACGGGACTGTAAGGGACAATATCCTCATGGGAGAACCATTTGAACAAACCAG ATATGCCAGAGTTATTCATGCCTGCTCTCTGAAACCTGATCTAGCAATACTTCCATATGGAGACCAGACAGAG atTGGAGAGCGAGGTATTAATCTTTCAGGTGGTCAGAAGCAGAGGGTCAGTTTGGCCAGGGCAGTGTATTCTAATAAAGACATCTTCCTTTTGGATGATCCTCTGTCTGCTGTTGATGCACATGTTGGGAAGCACATATTTGAAGAATGCATCAAGAAAGAGCTGAAGGGCAAATCAGTCATTCTGGTCACTCATCAACTGCAG TATTTGGAGTTTTGTAATCAGGTGTTGCTGTTGGATAATGGGGAGATAAAGGAGGCAGGGACTCACAGTGATTTGATGAAATCTAAAGGCCGCTACGCTCACCTCATTAACAACTTCCAGATGGAACAGAGCAAT GAAAATTCAGAGTCTGATTCCAAAACACATGCTGAACACAATGACTCTAAAGAGACCAATCCAGATGAGCCCAAAGTCAACGGAATCGAAAATCCAG CTTTTGATATGTCTGATGAGAAACATGTAACAAATGAATTACCCAAAGACTCCACAGAAACAAAAG GGAAAAAGGATCAGTTAGTAACACGAGAAGTGTCGCTTGAAGGTTCAGTTACGTGGAGGACTTATCACGAATACTGCAAAGCTGCCGGAG GGTATTTACTGCTGTTCATTGTTATTCTTTTCTTCATTCTTCTCGTGGGATCGTCTGTTTTCAGCAGTTGGTGGCTGAGTTACTGGTTACAACAGGGATCAGGg AACAGCAGTAGTAATTCATCAAGCAGTG TGTTCCCATACCTCCTGATCGCCGTGGCAATTCTCGCAGTCATCTTTGCCACAATCCTATA TGTTTTCCAAAGGAGCATTCGCCAGATGAAGAGGATGGAGAATGTGAGTCGATCTCCCTGGATCTCTCTCACCACCTCGACCATACAGGGACTCAGCACCATCCATGCTTATGACAAAAGAAAGCAGTACATTGAACA GTTTAAGATGCTGAGTGACATCAACTCAAACCACTTCATGCTGTATAATTGTGGGAATCGCTGGCTGTCATTTTGGTTAGACTTCCTGTCTGCTACTGTTACTCTGATAGTGGCACTTTTTGTAGTGCTCAGCTCCAATGAGGCCATAAACACTTCTCAAAAGGGCCTGGCCTTATCTTATACAATACAG TTGACAGGAATCCTTCAGTTTGTGGTGAGATTGTCCACGGAGGTGGAGGCGAAGTTTACCAGTGTAGAGAGGCTGCTGGAGTATATTACG AGTTGTGTATCAGAGGCTCCACGAAGTGTCAAGGAAGCGAATATTCCCGCCGGCTGGCCACAGGAGGGCGCCATTACCTTTAAAAACTACAGTATGAGATACAGGGACAACACGCCCATAGTCCTCAATAATctccacataaatattaaaccaGGGGAAAAAGTCGGCATTGTGGGACGCACTGGCTCTG GGAAGTCCTCTCTGGGTGTGGCATTGTTCCGTTTGGCAGAGCCGGCTGAGGGCACTATATTTATAGATGATGTGGACATCTGCAAGCTGGGGTTGAGTGATCTTCGCAGCCAACTCTCCGTCATACCACAGGATCCTGTACTCTTCATCGGCACAGTCAG GTATAACCTGGACCCTTTTAACAACTACAAAGATGAGGAGCTCTGGCTTGCTTTAGAAAAGACCTTCATGAAGGACACG aTTGCTAAGCTGCCAGAGAAGTTGCACTCTCCAGTAGTGGAGAATGGAGAGAATTTCTCGGTCGGAGAGCGGCAGCTCATGTGTATGGCTAGAGCGCTCCTTCGCAATTCAAAA